A DNA window from Shewanella baltica contains the following coding sequences:
- the murI gene encoding glutamate racemase, which yields MSRPILVFDSGIGGLSVLAEIRKSLPHSDYCYLFDNARLPYGELEEQVLIAGCVALVCDLVARTNAMIVVVACNTASTVVLPALRANLSIPVVGVVPAIKPAAQMSKSKRIGLLATPGTVKRHYTHELISQFADDCHVELFGCSELVMMAEQKVATGEMDMRRLADLLAPVVAAQLDVLVLGCTHFPMIKAELQQVLGAGVTLMDSGAAIAKRVVTLLTQQNLIVEQRRVTNEREAVGESAMQAFYTKAEISEGLTTTLIDCGFSTIERITTTN from the coding sequence TTGTCGCGACCTATATTAGTGTTTGATTCTGGGATTGGTGGCCTATCCGTATTGGCTGAAATCCGCAAGAGTTTGCCCCATAGCGATTATTGTTATCTTTTCGACAATGCGAGGTTGCCCTATGGCGAGTTAGAAGAGCAGGTATTAATTGCTGGCTGTGTCGCATTAGTATGTGATCTTGTAGCTCGCACCAATGCAATGATAGTGGTCGTCGCCTGCAATACCGCGAGCACTGTTGTGCTACCGGCATTACGTGCAAACCTCAGTATTCCTGTTGTGGGCGTTGTACCCGCTATCAAACCCGCGGCACAGATGTCTAAGAGTAAACGTATTGGACTCTTGGCTACCCCTGGCACAGTTAAGCGTCATTATACCCATGAGCTCATCAGCCAATTTGCCGATGATTGCCATGTCGAACTTTTTGGTTGTTCTGAACTAGTCATGATGGCGGAACAGAAAGTGGCGACAGGTGAAATGGACATGCGCAGACTGGCAGATTTACTGGCGCCAGTCGTTGCCGCGCAATTAGATGTTCTCGTACTGGGTTGTACTCACTTCCCGATGATCAAAGCTGAATTACAACAAGTGCTCGGTGCGGGCGTAACGTTAATGGATTCTGGCGCTGCGATAGCTAAGCGAGTCGTGACTCTTTTAACGCAACAGAATCTTATTGTGGAACAGCGCAGAGTAACAAATGAGAGAGAAGCCGTTGGGGAGTCAGCAATGCAGGCGTTCTATACTAAAGCGGAAATCAGTGAAGGCTTAACAACAACATTAATTGATTGTGGCTTTTCAACTATCGAACGAATCACCACAACCAACTAA
- a CDS encoding RNA-binding protein produces the protein MQKSFLIVLIVAIVGAFVLFQFAPTLPAYIAFVAGVIVTSLIFKLVPETSSSHATEEQYVGPTMTLYVGNLPYRVHEGEVKVLFGEFGPVNSVRLVRDRKTGRRKGFGFVEMSESGAQKAMVKLNDYSFQERTLKVREAKTQDSEAADRTGTDE, from the coding sequence ATGCAAAAGTCATTTCTTATTGTTTTGATTGTCGCCATTGTTGGCGCCTTTGTGCTATTTCAGTTTGCACCTACGCTGCCGGCTTACATTGCCTTCGTTGCAGGCGTTATTGTGACTAGCCTTATCTTTAAACTTGTTCCAGAGACTTCATCATCTCATGCTACAGAAGAACAATATGTTGGTCCTACTATGACCTTATATGTAGGTAACCTGCCTTATCGTGTCCATGAAGGTGAAGTAAAAGTATTGTTTGGTGAGTTTGGCCCAGTAAACTCTGTGCGTTTAGTCAGAGATCGTAAGACTGGTCGTCGTAAAGGTTTTGGTTTTGTGGAGATGTCAGAGTCTGGCGCTCAGAAAGCCATGGTTAAACTGAATGACTATAGCTTCCAAGAAAGAACCTTAAAAGTAAGAGAAGCAAAAACACAAGATTCGGAAGCTGCCGACCGTACTGGTACTGACGAGTAG
- the murB gene encoding UDP-N-acetylmuramate dehydrogenase, whose product MSLAHSLKSFNSFGLAQSCADLVEVHSKEAVQAMCLPLWQQQLPMLVLGGGSNLVFTEDFNGTVVRILSKGIKVSEDGEAFYLEVEAGENWHELIQFTLEHGMFGLENMALIPGTVGAAPIQNIGAYGVELCDVCDWVEYLDLPSGEFVRISTAECQFAYRESIFKDKLRNLAVVTAVGLRLAKRWQPRLAYGPLQSFDPATVTAREIFNRVCQVRSEKLPDPAVLGNAGSFFKNPIVSAACYLDLVQRFPTIVGYAQADATVKLAAGWLIEQAGLKGFVLGNAAVHDKQALVLVNRGGATGRDICRLALHVIAQVQDKFGVVLEAEPRIMGANGEGDLYV is encoded by the coding sequence ATGTCTCTAGCTCATAGCCTTAAATCGTTTAATTCCTTTGGTTTAGCCCAGTCTTGCGCCGATCTTGTTGAGGTGCACTCAAAAGAAGCTGTTCAGGCGATGTGTTTGCCACTATGGCAACAGCAATTGCCTATGTTGGTGCTTGGTGGCGGTAGCAATCTGGTCTTCACTGAGGACTTTAACGGTACAGTTGTCAGGATTTTATCGAAGGGGATAAAAGTATCTGAAGACGGAGAAGCATTTTATCTCGAGGTTGAGGCGGGTGAGAATTGGCACGAGTTAATTCAGTTTACGCTTGAGCATGGCATGTTTGGGCTGGAAAATATGGCGTTAATTCCTGGAACGGTTGGGGCAGCACCTATCCAGAATATTGGCGCTTATGGTGTTGAACTCTGTGATGTATGTGATTGGGTTGAGTATCTTGATTTACCCTCAGGTGAGTTTGTGCGTATAAGCACTGCTGAGTGTCAATTTGCTTACCGTGAATCCATTTTCAAAGACAAATTACGCAATCTTGCCGTAGTTACAGCAGTCGGACTGCGCTTAGCTAAACGTTGGCAACCGCGTTTGGCCTATGGTCCACTGCAATCGTTTGATCCAGCAACCGTCACAGCGCGTGAAATTTTTAATCGCGTATGCCAAGTTCGCAGTGAAAAGCTCCCCGATCCTGCTGTGCTCGGCAATGCAGGCAGTTTCTTTAAAAATCCTATTGTCAGCGCGGCCTGTTATCTAGATTTAGTACAGCGTTTTCCGACGATAGTGGGTTACGCGCAAGCGGATGCGACGGTGAAATTGGCGGCAGGTTGGTTGATTGAACAAGCGGGATTGAAAGGTTTTGTGCTTGGTAATGCTGCTGTGCATGACAAACAAGCTTTGGTATTAGTGAATCGAGGCGGGGCAACGGGGCGCGATATTTGTCGCTTAGCGCTGCATGTTATTGCGCAAGTACAGGATAAATTTGGTGTTGTGCTAGAAGCTGAACCTAGAATCATGGGCGCTAACGGTGAAGGAGATTTGTATGTCTGA